The following are encoded in a window of Candidatus Fluviicola riflensis genomic DNA:
- a CDS encoding acetyl-CoA carboxylase carboxyl transferase subunit alpha, translating into MSTYLDFEEPLKALEEQIEQTREIGRTTDVDMEETIQVLETKLAEKTKEIFTGLTPWQRVQLSRHPDRPYTLAYINAITDNTFQELHGDRSVKDDKAMIGGFGLIDGRSVMFVGQQKGINTKMRQYRNFGMPNPEGYRKALRLMKLAEKFGKPIVTFIDTPGAFPGLEAEERGQGEAIARNIYEMMQLKVPVICIIIGEGASGGALGIGVGDKVVMLENTWYSVISPESCSSILWRSWDFKEKAADALKLTSVDMKRLKLVDDVIEEPLSGAHRKQELMFERVKEKIKGYLNELDPVEPKQRVHDRIEKFNSMGVWVD; encoded by the coding sequence ATGTCGACATATCTCGATTTTGAAGAGCCGTTGAAGGCACTTGAAGAGCAAATTGAACAAACGCGTGAAATCGGTCGTACTACGGATGTAGACATGGAAGAGACCATTCAGGTACTGGAAACGAAACTGGCCGAAAAAACCAAAGAAATTTTCACCGGGTTGACACCATGGCAGCGAGTGCAATTGTCGCGTCACCCAGACCGTCCGTATACATTGGCGTACATCAACGCCATTACCGATAATACTTTCCAGGAATTGCACGGCGATCGCAGTGTGAAAGACGACAAAGCGATGATTGGCGGTTTTGGTTTGATTGACGGAAGATCAGTGATGTTTGTTGGTCAGCAAAAAGGGATCAACACCAAAATGCGTCAGTACCGAAACTTCGGAATGCCCAATCCGGAAGGATACCGCAAGGCATTGCGCCTGATGAAACTGGCCGAAAAATTCGGTAAACCGATTGTAACATTTATCGATACTCCCGGAGCATTTCCGGGCCTTGAGGCTGAAGAGCGCGGACAGGGAGAAGCTATTGCACGTAACATATACGAAATGATGCAGCTGAAAGTTCCCGTAATTTGTATCATCATCGGCGAAGGCGCTTCGGGTGGTGCATTGGGAATTGGAGTTGGCGATAAAGTAGTTATGCTTGAAAATACCTGGTATTCGGTTATTTCTCCGGAATCATGTTCATCTATTTTGTGGCGTTCATGGGATTTTAAAGAGAAAGCTGCCGATGCATTGAAGTTGACCTCTGTTGATATGAAACGCCTGAAACTGGTAGATGACGTGATCGAAGAACCGCTTTCGGGTGCGCACCGCAAACAGGAATTGATGTTTGAACGCGTGAAAGAGAAAATCAAAGGTTATCTGAACGAATTGGATCCGGTGGAACCGAAACAACGTGTACACGACCGTATTGAGAAGTTTAACTCAATGGGAGTTTGGGTGGATTAA